Proteins encoded within one genomic window of Streptomyces sp. NBC_01408:
- a CDS encoding dihydrofolate reductase family protein gives MRIVISEFISLDGVVQAPGGPEEDTDGGFAHGGWSHPFFDPETMGAAITEAMDSTQALLFGRRTWQTMAAAWPERAGDPFADRMNAFPKYVVSQTLGEDDLTWNNTTLIPGNKAVDLIRELRESDGGDLSVMGSPTLVRTLLHEDLVDELRLMIMPVLLGGGKTIFPDGGTLRTLDLVSTVTSKTGVQICTYRPAAGR, from the coding sequence ATGCGGATCGTCATCAGTGAGTTCATCAGCCTGGACGGCGTCGTACAGGCCCCGGGCGGTCCCGAAGAGGACACCGACGGCGGGTTCGCGCACGGCGGATGGAGCCACCCCTTCTTCGACCCGGAGACGATGGGCGCCGCCATCACCGAGGCGATGGACAGCACGCAGGCGCTGCTGTTCGGCCGCCGCACCTGGCAGACGATGGCCGCGGCGTGGCCCGAGCGGGCCGGCGACCCGTTCGCCGACCGGATGAACGCCTTCCCCAAGTACGTCGTCTCCCAGACCCTCGGGGAGGACGACCTGACGTGGAACAACACCACGCTCATCCCCGGCAACAAGGCCGTCGACCTCATCCGGGAGCTGCGCGAGAGCGACGGCGGCGACCTTTCGGTCATGGGAAGCCCCACCCTCGTCCGCACCCTCCTGCACGAGGACCTGGTCGACGAACTCCGGCTCATGATCATGCCGGTGCTCCTCGGCGGCGGTAAGACGATCTTCCCCGACGGCGGCACCCTGCGCACGCTCGACCTGGTCTCCACGGTCACCAGCAAGACGGGCGTGCAGATCTGTACCTACCGCCCGGCCGCGGGCCGTTGA
- a CDS encoding DUF4287 domain-containing protein, whose product MTEAPKGPASYFPSIEKKYGLPVAHWKGLIRSSPLTRHMDLVTWLKTEHALGHGHANALVAHTLAEDRGK is encoded by the coding sequence ATGACCGAGGCACCGAAGGGCCCGGCCTCCTACTTCCCCTCGATCGAGAAGAAGTACGGCCTCCCGGTCGCGCACTGGAAAGGCCTCATCCGCTCCTCGCCCCTGACCCGGCACATGGACCTCGTCACCTGGCTCAAGACGGAGCACGCCCTGGGCCACGGCCACGCCAACGCCCTCGTCGCCCACACCCTCGCCGAGGACCGCGGGAAGTGA
- a CDS encoding NAD(P)H-binding protein: MTQTTQNTQSTQTAASPATTLVIGGSGKTGRRVAEMLAARGRPVRVGSRTGEPPFDWSRPDTWGPALEGVDRVYVTYYPDLAFPGAAEQVGAFSEAAVAAGARRLVLLSGRGEEAAQRAEENLKASGADWTVVRAAWFHQNFDEGFFLEPVLAGEIALPTADAVEPFVDTRDIADVVVAALTDDRHIGRTYELTGPRLLSFHDVAAELSKATGREISYAPLSGESYRAVLREHGLPEDFADLFTLILDGRNAHLAHGVEEVLGRPPRDFADFARETAATGVWNV; encoded by the coding sequence ATGACACAGACCACGCAGAACACCCAGAGCACGCAGACCGCGGCCTCCCCCGCCACCACCCTGGTCATCGGCGGCAGCGGCAAGACCGGCCGCCGCGTCGCCGAGATGCTCGCCGCCCGGGGCCGCCCGGTCAGGGTCGGATCCCGCACCGGCGAACCGCCCTTCGACTGGAGCCGGCCCGACACCTGGGGGCCGGCCCTGGAGGGCGTCGACCGGGTGTACGTCACCTACTACCCCGACCTGGCGTTCCCCGGGGCCGCCGAGCAGGTCGGCGCGTTCTCCGAGGCGGCCGTGGCCGCCGGAGCGCGCCGCCTGGTCCTGCTCTCCGGCCGCGGCGAGGAGGCGGCGCAGCGCGCCGAGGAGAACCTGAAGGCCTCGGGCGCCGACTGGACCGTCGTCCGCGCCGCCTGGTTCCACCAGAACTTCGACGAGGGCTTCTTCCTGGAGCCGGTCCTGGCCGGCGAGATCGCCCTGCCGACCGCGGACGCCGTCGAGCCCTTCGTCGACACCCGGGACATCGCCGACGTCGTCGTGGCGGCGCTGACCGACGACCGGCACATCGGCCGGACCTACGAGCTGACCGGCCCCCGCCTCCTCAGCTTCCACGACGTCGCCGCCGAACTGTCGAAGGCCACCGGCCGCGAGATCTCGTACGCCCCCCTCTCGGGCGAGTCCTACCGCGCGGTGCTGCGCGAGCACGGCCTGCCGGAGGACTTCGCCGACCTGTTCACCCTGATCCTCGACGGACGCAACGCCCACCTGGCCCACGGGGTCGAGGAGGTCCTGGGCCGCCCGCCGCGGGACTTCGCCGACTTCGCCCGCGAGACGGCGGCGACCGGCGTCTGGAACGTCTGA
- a CDS encoding AraC family transcriptional regulator, with translation MDTLTGLLEGPQARGAFLLKSVFNPPWSLRVEDRAPLSLVTMVRGSAWLLPDEGAPVLIGPGDVAVVRGPEPYTVADSPDTPVQITVDADQRCSTQAGEDITGSMDLGVRTWGSAFQGEDSAVMLSGTYQAPSEIGRRLLGVLPSVLVRRRPDSSDTTLVRLLSEEIGKDEPGQEIVLDRLLDLLLIGVLRSWLAAPGTGAPAWYRAQADPVVGPALRLLHESPAHGWTVEELALKVGVSRASLARRFTEIVGEPPVAYLTGWRLALAADLLREPDATVATVARRVGYSSAFALSTAFKRVRGVSPREFRTTPAAATAPAPSGPPRTVVLPAP, from the coding sequence ATGGACACGCTGACCGGCCTCCTCGAAGGCCCCCAGGCCCGGGGCGCCTTCCTGCTCAAGTCCGTCTTCAACCCGCCCTGGTCCCTGCGGGTGGAGGACCGGGCCCCGCTGTCGCTGGTGACGATGGTGCGCGGCTCCGCGTGGCTGCTTCCCGACGAGGGCGCGCCCGTCCTGATCGGCCCGGGGGACGTCGCCGTCGTACGGGGCCCCGAGCCGTACACGGTCGCGGACTCCCCTGACACCCCCGTGCAGATCACGGTCGACGCCGACCAGCGGTGCAGCACGCAGGCGGGCGAGGACATCACGGGATCCATGGACCTGGGCGTGCGCACCTGGGGCTCCGCGTTCCAGGGCGAGGACTCCGCGGTGATGCTGAGCGGCACCTACCAGGCACCGAGCGAGATCGGCCGGCGGCTGCTCGGCGTGCTCCCGTCGGTCCTGGTGCGCCGCCGCCCGGACTCCTCCGACACCACCTTGGTCCGGCTGCTGTCGGAGGAGATCGGCAAGGACGAGCCCGGGCAGGAGATCGTCCTGGACCGGCTGCTGGACCTGCTGCTCATCGGGGTGCTGCGCAGCTGGCTGGCCGCGCCCGGCACCGGCGCCCCCGCCTGGTACCGCGCCCAGGCCGACCCGGTGGTGGGCCCGGCCCTGCGCCTGCTGCACGAGAGCCCGGCGCACGGCTGGACGGTGGAGGAACTGGCCCTGAAGGTCGGGGTCTCCCGCGCCTCGCTGGCCCGCCGCTTCACCGAGATCGTGGGGGAGCCGCCGGTGGCGTACCTGACGGGCTGGCGGCTGGCGCTGGCCGCCGACCTGCTGCGCGAGCCGGACGCCACGGTCGCGACGGTGGCCCGCCGCGTGGGCTACAGCAGCGCCTTCGCCCTCTCCACCGCCTTCAAGCGGGTGCGCGGCGTCAGCCCCCGCGAGTTCCGCACCACCCCGGCCGCCGCCACCGCGCCCGCCCCCTCGGGCCCACCGCGTACGGTCGTCCTCCCCGCCCCCTGA
- a CDS encoding GNAT family N-acetyltransferase, whose amino-acid sequence MSSSSPRLEPVTADNFDAVCAVRVHPRQEHLVSPVVKSLAEAYVHGEAAWPQAIVEGDEVVGFVMAFLDIAWNPAGDPSDIRSGIWRLNVAADRQGKGYGRFAVEAVTGELRRRGAGRAHVTWEPGEDGPERFYLGLGFRLTGESSGGQTVGVLDLT is encoded by the coding sequence ATGAGCAGTTCGTCACCGCGTCTGGAACCGGTCACCGCCGACAACTTCGACGCCGTGTGCGCGGTACGCGTGCACCCCCGTCAGGAGCACCTCGTCTCGCCCGTCGTGAAGTCGCTCGCCGAGGCGTACGTCCACGGGGAGGCCGCCTGGCCGCAGGCGATCGTCGAAGGCGACGAGGTCGTCGGCTTCGTCATGGCCTTCCTCGACATCGCCTGGAACCCGGCAGGGGACCCCTCGGACATCCGCTCCGGCATCTGGCGGCTGAACGTCGCCGCCGACCGGCAGGGCAAGGGCTACGGCCGCTTCGCCGTCGAGGCCGTCACCGGGGAGCTCCGCCGGCGGGGCGCCGGGCGGGCGCACGTCACCTGGGAACCGGGCGAGGACGGCCCCGAGCGCTTCTACCTCGGGCTGGGCTTCCGCCTCACGGGCGAGTCCAGCGGCGGGCAGACGGTCGGTGTACTGGACCTGACCTGA
- a CDS encoding DUF1772 domain-containing protein: METARLASLVAATLTMALMSGLFYAFSVAVMPGLGRSGDRTVIETMQRINVAILNGWFMLGYIGALLFTGLALALHIPSGGGGALWPLVGAFVCYVVAMAVTARVNIPLNNALEQAGPPERIADPAAVRRAFEVPWVRANVWRAVLCTAAVGFLVWALVLHGQSR; this comes from the coding sequence ATGGAAACGGCTAGGCTCGCGTCGCTCGTCGCGGCGACCCTCACGATGGCCCTCATGAGCGGCCTCTTCTACGCCTTCTCCGTCGCCGTGATGCCCGGTCTCGGGCGGAGCGGTGACCGCACCGTCATCGAGACGATGCAGCGCATCAACGTGGCCATCCTCAACGGCTGGTTCATGCTCGGCTACATCGGCGCCCTCCTGTTCACCGGGCTCGCGCTGGCCCTGCACATCCCCTCCGGCGGAGGCGGCGCACTCTGGCCACTGGTCGGCGCGTTCGTCTGCTACGTCGTGGCGATGGCCGTCACCGCCCGGGTGAACATCCCGCTGAACAACGCACTGGAGCAGGCCGGACCGCCCGAGCGGATCGCCGATCCGGCCGCCGTCCGCCGGGCGTTCGAGGTCCCGTGGGTACGCGCCAACGTGTGGCGCGCGGTCCTGTGCACGGCCGCCGTGGGGTTCCTGGTGTGGGCGCTGGTCCTGCACGGCCAGAGCCGGTAG